One Trichoplusia ni isolate ovarian cell line Hi5 chromosome 6, tn1, whole genome shotgun sequence DNA segment encodes these proteins:
- the LOC113495088 gene encoding transcription factor LBX1-like, which translates to MRYRILPRDPPILSAHSNSDILLRLPGGKRLRDIKWLSVWCRRFTVPDGQSNHLNLFNSRPQPKKKRKSRTAFTNHQIFELEKRFLYQKYLSPADRDEIASSLGLSNAQVITWFQNRRAKLKRDMEELKKDVESAKVLSAHKSFLENVTDLGILKKKAMSIGASEEAATNLVVNASK; encoded by the exons ATGAGGTATCGTATATTACCCAG GGACCCCCCAATACTGTCGGCGCACAGTAACTCCGACATCCTGCTGCGGCTGCCGGGAGGCAAGCGCCTGAGGGACATCAAGTGGCTCAGCGTGTGGTGCCGCAGGTTTACT GTTCCAGATGGTCAGTCGAATCACCTGAATCTCTTCAACTCGAGGCCGCAGCCAAAGAAGAAGCGGAAATCGAGAACAGCCTTCACGAACCACCAAATCTTCGAACTGGAGAAACGGTTTCTGTACCAGAAGTACTTATCGCCGGCCGACAGAGACGAGATAGCGAGCTCACTCGGCCTATCCAACGCGCAAGTCATCACGTGGTTCCAGAACAGACGAGCGAAGCTCAAACGAGACATGGAGGAGCTGAAAAAAGACGTGGAAAGTGCTAAAGTGCTCTCAGCTCACAAAAGCTTCTTAGAAAACGTGACTGATCTCGGGATCCTAAAGAAGAAGGCCATGAGTATAGGCGCGAGTGAGGAGGCGGCCACCAACCTAGTAGTGAACGCGTCCAAATGA